A region from the Sandaracinus amylolyticus genome encodes:
- a CDS encoding BamA/TamA family outer membrane protein has protein sequence MRVPVWLVLALCLVASPSRAQTEPEPPPVSEPDPELVFLLDGIDVRGNDRTADHVIRRVLPFEIGAPLDVDDERLEQARWQLLGTGFFDSVELSIERGRERGRVVLVVDVRERNTVLLEEIALGVSEGLNGERSYGGDIYVGSTLSETNLFGTGTSLQGSFVLSMLQQGLRLRFHEPRFAGTPFALTIGAFFLNAREVYGDEDVLVTPIAPVDPEGPFGPEEVRYALVRYHRGGGWIGTGLSLDPENRINVSYQLEVVDVLSRPDAASERRGSEIVPIDFALHDGTSFVSTLTLGFAHDERDDPGLTRRGRLITLRGDLASRLLGGDYDFFRAQALWREWIALPGWEHSLRTTLFVGAALGDAPVFYRFYAADLSDLVPSRMLELNLDRRTPPNLLGTAIAELRFAQLGARVDVEYTFLIVRPNDAVRALFGFVDVGLYALADTDMFTRPIPGYPISVPIDLTFDVGIRLDTSVGVFQLAFSTLVGFVSL, from the coding sequence GTGCGCGTCCCGGTCTGGCTCGTGCTCGCGTTGTGCTTGGTCGCGAGCCCATCCCGCGCGCAAACCGAGCCCGAGCCGCCCCCGGTTTCCGAGCCCGACCCCGAGCTCGTCTTCCTGCTCGACGGCATCGACGTCCGCGGCAACGACCGCACCGCCGATCACGTGATCCGTCGCGTGCTCCCGTTCGAGATCGGCGCGCCGCTCGACGTCGACGACGAGCGCCTCGAGCAGGCGCGCTGGCAGCTGCTCGGCACCGGCTTCTTCGACTCGGTCGAGCTCTCGATCGAGCGCGGCCGCGAGCGCGGGCGCGTCGTGCTCGTGGTCGACGTCCGCGAGCGCAACACCGTGCTGCTCGAGGAGATCGCGCTCGGCGTCTCCGAGGGCCTCAACGGCGAGCGGAGCTACGGCGGCGACATCTACGTCGGCTCCACGCTCTCCGAGACGAACCTCTTCGGCACCGGCACCTCGCTGCAGGGCTCGTTCGTCCTCTCGATGCTGCAGCAGGGCCTGCGGCTGCGCTTCCACGAGCCGCGCTTCGCGGGCACTCCGTTCGCGCTCACGATCGGCGCGTTCTTCCTCAACGCGCGCGAGGTCTACGGCGACGAGGACGTGCTCGTGACGCCGATCGCGCCCGTCGATCCCGAGGGCCCGTTCGGCCCCGAGGAAGTGCGCTACGCGCTGGTGCGCTACCACCGCGGCGGCGGCTGGATCGGCACCGGGCTCTCGCTCGACCCCGAGAACCGCATCAACGTCTCGTACCAGCTCGAGGTCGTCGACGTGCTCTCGCGGCCCGACGCCGCGAGCGAGCGACGCGGCAGCGAGATCGTCCCGATCGACTTCGCGCTGCACGACGGCACGAGCTTCGTCTCCACGCTCACGCTCGGCTTCGCCCACGACGAGCGCGACGATCCCGGCCTCACCCGCCGCGGCCGCCTGATCACGCTGCGCGGCGATCTCGCGTCGCGCCTGCTCGGCGGCGACTACGACTTCTTCCGCGCCCAGGCGCTGTGGCGCGAGTGGATCGCGCTGCCGGGGTGGGAGCACTCGCTGCGCACGACGCTCTTCGTCGGCGCCGCGCTCGGCGACGCGCCGGTGTTCTATCGGTTCTACGCGGCGGACCTCAGCGACCTCGTGCCGAGCCGCATGCTCGAGCTGAACCTCGACCGCCGCACGCCGCCGAACCTGCTGGGCACCGCGATCGCCGAGCTCCGGTTCGCGCAGCTCGGGGCGCGCGTCGACGTCGAGTACACGTTCCTGATCGTCCGCCCCAACGACGCGGTGCGCGCGCTCTTCGGCTTCGTCGACGTCGGCCTCTACGCGCTCGCCGACACCGACATGTTCACCCGCCCGATCCCGGGCTACCCGATCAGCGTCCCGATCGATCTCACGTTCGACGTCGGCATCCGTCTCGACACCTCGGTCGGCGTGTTCCAGCTCGCGTTCTCGACGCTCGTGGGGTTCGTCTCGCTGTGA
- a CDS encoding sensor histidine kinase has product MTKSPLRLGRFERRVLAVIAAVAFVPLIGALVLGRGVLAESYRVGVNPRVRRQLEASLETYHEYLVAMRADAERSADAVAYDYRLVDALRAEDANVARDVLDAALARHEHLAAIEIVDDDGAVLAASARDLDPDHYRHLLLERDFERTADPALQHVTVRVTVAAPNEPFLAYQRAGEVVEVFRHLEASTSYVAGFYLAVYIALLLSVAVVALAIGIVVSRRVTRRIVVLADATQRVGGGDLTVEVPTDEADEVGELTRAFNAMVRDIRTSRDRIEYLQRVGAWQEMARRLAHEIKNPLTPIQLAVQQLHQSYRGEDARYRRTLDDVRDIVEEEITTLRRLVKEFGEFARLPTPELAPADLRALARDFAKGVDAAAMASEGEAPRPGLPIPSVRLDIDPDVPLPVVIDAQMLRRCLDNLVRNAVQATVSSRARGGPGSAVIVAARREGDDALLEVRDDGPGVPPGARERVFDPYYTTREEGTGLGLAIVKKVVLEHGGTISCDEAKEGGAAFRIRLPLERSSSSEGTR; this is encoded by the coding sequence ATGACCAAGAGCCCGCTGCGGCTCGGCCGGTTCGAGCGACGCGTGCTCGCGGTGATCGCCGCGGTCGCGTTCGTGCCGCTGATCGGCGCGCTGGTGCTGGGGCGCGGCGTGCTCGCGGAGTCGTATCGCGTCGGGGTGAACCCGCGGGTGCGGCGCCAGCTCGAGGCGAGCCTCGAGACCTACCACGAGTACCTCGTCGCGATGCGCGCCGATGCCGAGCGCAGCGCCGACGCGGTGGCGTACGACTATCGCCTCGTCGACGCGCTGCGCGCGGAGGACGCGAACGTCGCGCGCGACGTGCTCGACGCCGCGCTGGCGCGCCACGAGCACCTCGCGGCGATCGAGATCGTCGACGACGACGGTGCGGTGCTCGCGGCATCGGCTCGCGATCTCGACCCCGATCACTACCGCCACCTCCTGCTCGAGCGCGACTTCGAGCGCACGGCGGATCCCGCGCTGCAGCACGTGACGGTGCGGGTGACGGTCGCCGCCCCGAACGAGCCGTTCCTCGCGTACCAGCGCGCGGGCGAGGTCGTGGAGGTGTTCCGCCACCTCGAGGCGAGCACGTCGTACGTCGCGGGCTTCTACCTCGCGGTCTACATCGCGCTCTTGCTGAGCGTCGCGGTGGTGGCGCTCGCGATCGGCATCGTGGTCTCGCGGCGCGTCACCCGGCGCATCGTGGTGCTCGCGGACGCGACCCAGCGGGTCGGCGGCGGTGATCTCACCGTCGAGGTCCCGACCGACGAGGCCGACGAGGTCGGCGAGCTCACCCGCGCGTTCAACGCGATGGTCCGCGACATCCGCACCTCGCGCGATCGCATCGAGTACCTGCAGCGCGTCGGCGCGTGGCAGGAGATGGCGCGCCGCCTCGCCCACGAGATCAAGAACCCGCTGACGCCGATCCAGCTCGCGGTGCAGCAGCTCCACCAGAGCTACCGCGGCGAGGACGCGCGTTATCGCCGCACCCTCGACGACGTGCGCGACATCGTCGAGGAAGAGATCACGACGCTGCGCCGCCTGGTGAAGGAGTTCGGCGAGTTCGCGCGACTGCCCACGCCGGAGCTCGCGCCCGCGGATCTGCGCGCGCTGGCGCGCGACTTCGCGAAGGGCGTCGACGCCGCGGCGATGGCGTCGGAAGGCGAGGCCCCGCGCCCGGGGCTCCCGATCCCGAGCGTGCGGCTCGACATCGATCCCGACGTGCCGCTCCCCGTCGTGATCGATGCCCAGATGCTGCGACGCTGCCTCGACAACCTGGTGCGCAACGCGGTGCAGGCGACGGTCTCGAGCCGCGCGCGCGGCGGCCCGGGGAGCGCGGTGATCGTCGCGGCGCGACGCGAGGGCGACGACGCGCTCCTCGAGGTGCGCGACGACGGCCCCGGGGTGCCGCCGGGCGCGCGCGAGCGAGTGTTCGACCCGTACTACACGACGCGCGAGGAGGGCACCGGCCTGGGCCTCGCGATCGTGAAGAAGGTCGTGCTCGAGCACGGCGGCACGATCTCGTGCGACGAAGCGAAGGAGGGCGGCGCGGCGTTCCGCATCCGCCTGCCGCTCGAGCGCAGCAGCAGCAGCGAAGGAACGAGATGA
- a CDS encoding TlpA family protein disulfide reductase — translation MSDGGPTTRTILRALGFGFVLLVLGAWLAQTLFPHESPLMSQPAPPLEGRIVAGEGAESEDRVSLESLRGRPVILDFWASWCPPCRASIPILSRLAATHADAGLVTLGVNVEANQTRTFVERAHRALRSGFPTLHDEHYQMQAAYGVESLPTLVLIDRRGVVRRVEVGVPDESDLDAHIRELLAENP, via the coding sequence ATGAGCGACGGTGGACCCACGACGCGCACGATCCTGCGCGCCCTCGGCTTCGGCTTCGTGCTCCTGGTGCTCGGCGCGTGGCTCGCGCAGACGCTGTTCCCGCACGAGAGCCCCTTGATGTCGCAGCCCGCGCCGCCGCTCGAGGGGCGCATCGTCGCAGGCGAGGGCGCGGAGAGCGAAGATCGGGTGTCGCTCGAGTCGCTGCGCGGGCGCCCGGTGATCCTGGACTTCTGGGCGAGCTGGTGCCCGCCGTGCCGCGCGTCGATCCCGATCCTGTCGCGCCTCGCCGCGACCCACGCCGACGCGGGGCTGGTCACGCTGGGCGTGAACGTGGAAGCGAACCAGACGCGCACGTTCGTCGAGCGCGCGCATCGCGCGCTTCGCTCGGGATTTCCCACGCTCCACGACGAGCACTATCAGATGCAGGCCGCGTACGGCGTCGAGTCGCTCCCCACGCTGGTGCTGATCGACCGGCGCGGGGTGGTGCGCCGAGTCGAGGTCGGAGTGCCCGACGAGTCCGACCTCGACGCGCATATCCGCGAATTGCTTGCGGAAAACCCCTGA